The following is a genomic window from Opitutus sp. GAS368.
GCGGCTGCCCGGGGCTCAAGTTCGAGGATCCCCGCCTGAGCAAGTTCATGGCCGCGCCGCCCAAGACCGCCCAGGCCCGTCCGGCCAGCCGGCCGCACATCACCTACCCCGCCAGGGCCGGCCACGTCATCCTCTTCGAGAGCTGGCTCCGCCACGAGGTCGCCGCCAACCGCACCAGCGCGGAGCGGATAAGTGTGAGCTTCAATTACAATTGGGCCTGACTGGCGAAACCGGACCGCTTTCCCGGCGCCCGGATTGGCTGGGTGCGCTTCAATTGCAACTGGAGCCGGGCCGCGATACGCGAAAATCTGCGCAACTTTTTCCGGCGGTCGGCGTCAAAAAACCCGATGCCTACCACCACCCTCCCCGGCCGCCTCGTCGCGTTGCCGTTTGTCCTGCTGTTGTTGTTCGCCGGTTGCAGCAGTGAACCCGACGCCGGCCCCGCCGAGCACAAGGACGGATTCGCGGGCGGCCGCAAGCCGCCCACGCCGATGGCGGGGCAGGAAACCTTCTTCGACGGCCAGATCCTGGCCGAGGTCAAGGTTGGCACCGACGGGGTGCCCGATGTCGCCGACGGCGAAAGCGGCAAGGGCGGCGGTGAAGACCGCCAGTCGCGCGGCGGCGGCCACGGTCAGATGAACCTTGGCGGCGGCTCCGGAGGAATGGGCGGCAACATCAGCGGTGGCATGCCCTTTGGCGAAGGTGGCGGCGGCGGTGGCCGCGGCCGGCGCGGAGGCGGTGGCGGTGGGGGCGGAGGTGAGGGCGGTGCGCGGCCGGGCGCCGGCCCGCGCGCGGGCATGATGGCTCATGGCCGGCCGGTGATGATCCACCTGCGCTTCACCAACCAGGGCCCGGCACCCGTCACGCTGGTCATCGACGACTTTGTCTCGCCGCTCGGCAATTTTGCCGTCCGGCCCGAGCAGCTGACCCTGGCCCCCGGCCAGTCGCTGGAGACCGACCCGATGACTTCGCAGCTCGCCGGCGCCCTGAGCGAGGCCGACGCCACCCTGGTCCTCCGGATCGGCGCCAAGGGCGAGAAAAAGACCTTTCATCTCGGTGTCGTGAAGCCACCCGCGGACGCCCCCAAGGAAACGGTGGAGCCTCAGGTGCCGAACCCGCCCAAGTCCTGAATCTCGTCGGACGGGAAGACCAGCACACCCTGTCCCGGCCGGCCGAACGAGCAGCGCAACATCGCGCGCGCCACGACCCCGGCCTCGATCGCCCGGTATTTGCGCAGCCGGCCGAACAGCAGCGGCTCGGCCAGCCACAGCACCGCCGCCATCACCCGCTCGCCGGTCCGCGGCCGGGCGCGCCGCCCGAGCAGCAGGCCCGGCCGGAAGATCGCCAGCGTGGAAAACCCGAGCACTTCCAGCGCCTCCTCCGTTTCCCCCTTCACCTGGTTGTAGAAGAAGCGCGACTTCGCGTCCGCCCCGAGAGCCGACACGACGAAGAAACGTTGCGCGCCCGCGCGCTGCGCCGCCCAGGCAAAGGCCAGCACCGCCGCGTGGTCCACCGCGCGGAAGGCCTCGCGTGATCCCGCCGCCTTGAGGGTGGTGCCGAGGCAGCA
Proteins encoded in this region:
- a CDS encoding NAD(P)H-binding protein produces the protein MGTALMAGASGLVGGLLLEQLLAAAEYDRVIAIGRRPLAVAHPKLVPVTADFGSLDQVTADLRCADAFCCLGTTLKAAGSREAFRAVDHAAVLAFAWAAQRAGAQRFFVVSALGADAKSRFFYNQVKGETEEALEVLGFSTLAIFRPGLLLGRRARPRTGERVMAAVLWLAEPLLFGRLRKYRAIEAGVVARAMLRCSFGRPGQGVLVFPSDEIQDLGGFGT